One window from the genome of Natrialba magadii ATCC 43099 encodes:
- a CDS encoding ABC transporter substrate-binding protein — protein sequence MTFRPKRRELLMGAGAVSLGGLAGCLSDVPGLESEVASTDSVGGTDRTLRLGIMSPLSGGLANFGETTRDAALLPIEQFEDEINLDIDYTVVDTETSPSAGVQSAAELVDDGYPMVNGPLASDVTLQATQQVLIPYRVVNCSAGATSPTITSVNDAGLIFRTALSDSLQALVLAEQAVTDLDTERAAVLYVDNDYGWQLTQAFSQTFETDHGATVTAEVPVTEGADSYDDAIETAMAEDPELLVVIGYPDTGRQLFDDLAATGARDDVDVLVTEGMQDGDLHESTDSSLDGIRGTAPIANGPGYETFSEQYESAYGESPGLFTAHAYDATAALLLANAYAGQNEGTAIRNAMQAVTYSPGTTITPENLDEGLELAAQGENVAYEGASSSVTFDQHGDVRGASFSYWEFDESEAGGITELDRVSA from the coding sequence ATGACGTTTCGACCGAAGCGACGGGAACTCCTGATGGGGGCTGGTGCTGTGTCACTTGGCGGCCTGGCCGGGTGTCTTTCTGACGTTCCCGGGCTCGAATCGGAGGTAGCGTCCACCGACTCGGTCGGTGGGACGGATCGAACACTCAGACTTGGGATCATGTCTCCGCTGAGCGGGGGACTCGCGAACTTTGGGGAGACAACGCGAGACGCCGCACTGTTACCGATCGAACAGTTCGAGGACGAGATCAACCTCGATATCGACTATACGGTCGTCGATACGGAAACCTCTCCGTCGGCAGGCGTCCAGAGTGCCGCCGAACTCGTCGATGATGGGTATCCGATGGTCAACGGCCCGCTTGCATCCGACGTGACGCTGCAGGCGACCCAGCAGGTGTTGATCCCATACCGGGTAGTCAACTGTTCTGCGGGCGCAACGTCGCCGACGATTACGTCGGTGAACGATGCCGGTCTCATCTTCCGGACGGCACTCTCTGACTCGTTGCAGGCACTTGTCCTCGCTGAACAGGCCGTCACGGACCTCGACACGGAGCGTGCAGCGGTGCTGTACGTCGACAACGACTACGGCTGGCAGCTTACGCAGGCGTTCTCGCAGACGTTCGAGACCGACCACGGCGCGACCGTGACGGCCGAAGTCCCGGTCACCGAGGGTGCAGACTCCTACGACGACGCCATCGAGACGGCAATGGCTGAAGACCCGGAGCTCCTGGTCGTCATCGGCTACCCTGATACCGGCAGACAGCTGTTCGACGACCTGGCCGCAACCGGCGCACGGGACGACGTCGACGTGCTCGTCACCGAGGGGATGCAAGATGGTGACCTTCACGAGTCAACCGATTCCTCGCTCGACGGCATCCGCGGCACCGCGCCAATCGCCAACGGACCGGGCTACGAGACGTTCAGCGAACAGTACGAGAGCGCCTACGGCGAGAGCCCGGGACTCTTTACTGCCCACGCCTACGACGCGACGGCGGCGCTGTTGCTCGCGAACGCCTACGCCGGCCAGAACGAGGGGACGGCAATCAGAAACGCCATGCAGGCTGTCACCTACAGCCCGGGGACAACCATCACGCCCGAAAACCTCGACGAAGGCCTCGAACTCGCCGCCCAGGGTGAAAACGTCGCCTACGAGGGCGCCTCGAGTTCGGTCACGTTCGACCAGCACGGGGACGTCCGCGGTGCGAGCTTCTCCTACTGGGAGTTCGACGAATCGGAAGCTGGTGGTATTACCGAACTCGACCGGGTGAGCGCCTGA
- a CDS encoding electron transfer flavoprotein subunit alpha/FixB family protein, whose product MSDVLAVTDHRRGDLRDVSYEIITAGRQLADDTGGDLHLAVISGPVDNFAEKLNREGVDAIHTVSHGEEFNHDVYTQTITQLYDELAPQYILTPNSVNGLDYAPAVANELDLPVVTDTIDLSANGETLTATREMYGGKVETTNELEGDAVVTIRGAEWPTAEGTGDAAVEAFDADIDEDAIGSTVNGFEEVGGGDVDISEADVLVSVGRGIEEEDNLELIHDLADALDATVSSSRPIVDNGWLPKNRQVGQSGKVVTPDVYIAIGISGAVQHVAGMKGSDTIVAINTDPNAPIMDIADYAIHDDLFDVVPALTDQFQ is encoded by the coding sequence ATGAGCGACGTCCTCGCAGTCACGGACCACCGCCGTGGCGACCTGCGCGACGTGAGCTACGAAATCATCACCGCAGGCCGCCAGCTTGCAGACGACACCGGCGGCGACCTCCATCTCGCTGTCATCAGCGGCCCCGTCGACAATTTCGCGGAGAAGCTCAACCGCGAGGGCGTCGACGCGATCCACACCGTCTCCCACGGTGAGGAGTTCAACCACGACGTCTACACGCAGACGATCACGCAGCTCTACGACGAGCTCGCACCGCAGTACATCCTTACGCCGAACAGCGTCAATGGCCTCGACTACGCGCCTGCTGTCGCCAACGAACTCGACCTCCCGGTCGTCACCGACACGATCGATCTGTCGGCAAACGGCGAGACGCTGACCGCGACCCGCGAGATGTACGGTGGTAAGGTCGAAACCACGAACGAACTCGAGGGCGACGCCGTCGTCACGATCCGCGGAGCCGAGTGGCCAACCGCCGAAGGCACCGGCGACGCCGCTGTCGAGGCGTTCGATGCAGATATCGACGAGGACGCGATCGGCTCCACCGTCAACGGCTTCGAAGAGGTCGGCGGCGGTGACGTCGACATCAGCGAAGCGGACGTGCTCGTCTCCGTCGGTCGTGGAATCGAAGAAGAGGATAACCTCGAACTCATCCACGACCTCGCAGACGCACTCGACGCGACGGTTTCGTCCTCGCGTCCGATCGTCGACAACGGCTGGCTGCCGAAGAACCGCCAGGTTGGCCAGTCCGGGAAGGTCGTTACGCCTGACGTCTACATCGCGATCGGTATCTCCGGTGCCGTCCAGCACGTTGCTGGCATGAAAGGCTCCGACACGATCGTCGCGATCAACACGGACCCCAACGCGCCGATCATGGACATCGCGGACTACGCGATCCACGACGACCTCTTCGATGTCGTGCCGGCGCTGACCGACCAGTTCCAGTAA
- a CDS encoding electron transfer flavoprotein subunit beta/FixA family protein, translating to MKILVTVKEVATVEDEFEIDGTEIADQYLGADLNEWDDYAVEEAVQLQEAGVADEVVTVTIGPEDCEQTIRQALAKGADRAVRVWDDSLEGVDLLDVNAKTEILSAVVEEEDPDLVLTGVQAGDDSFGATGVALAEEIGYQWGAVVNHLEHEFDGDTASVRRELEGGVEELTDIELPAALTIQTGINEPRYASLRGIRQAQRKELDVKSLADLGVDESAVDSDLELTDMYEPESESDVTVWEGSADETAAELGELLRDKGVAQ from the coding sequence ATGAAAATCCTCGTTACGGTCAAAGAAGTTGCGACCGTCGAAGACGAGTTCGAAATCGACGGTACTGAAATCGCAGATCAGTACCTCGGTGCAGATCTCAACGAGTGGGACGATTACGCCGTCGAAGAGGCCGTTCAGCTCCAGGAAGCTGGCGTCGCCGACGAAGTTGTCACGGTTACAATCGGCCCCGAAGACTGTGAACAGACCATCCGTCAGGCCCTTGCGAAGGGCGCAGACCGCGCGGTTCGCGTCTGGGACGACTCCCTCGAAGGCGTCGACCTGCTCGACGTCAACGCGAAGACGGAAATCCTCAGTGCCGTCGTCGAAGAAGAGGACCCAGACCTCGTCCTGACCGGCGTTCAGGCCGGCGACGACAGCTTTGGCGCGACGGGCGTTGCCCTCGCTGAAGAGATCGGCTATCAGTGGGGTGCCGTCGTCAACCACCTCGAGCACGAGTTCGACGGCGACACCGCCTCGGTTCGACGCGAACTCGAGGGCGGTGTCGAGGAGCTCACGGACATCGAGCTGCCGGCCGCACTCACGATCCAGACCGGTATCAACGAACCACGCTACGCGAGCCTGCGCGGCATCCGTCAGGCCCAGCGCAAGGAACTCGACGTGAAGAGCCTCGCCGACCTCGGTGTCGACGAGAGCGCCGTCGATTCCGACCTGGAACTCACCGACATGTACGAACCAGAAAGCGAGAGCGACGTCACCGTCTGGGAAGGCAGCGCCGACGAGACGGCTGCAGAGCTGGGTGAACTGCTCCGCGACAAGGGGGTGGCACAATGA
- a CDS encoding TRAM domain-containing protein — protein MADCPLADDCPSYSARISGMGCQHYGDRGGKEWCQHYNQPIEDLKTQPVKSGEEVVIDVVDMHESGAGVGRTEDGFIVMVDGVLPEARARVEITRVHSNHARAKELELLPMDEDEGEAEDDTADADADADAAADESDSDDADADAETDDESNTGRASRRERLGSRENFWGN, from the coding sequence ATGGCAGACTGTCCACTGGCCGACGATTGTCCGAGCTATTCAGCGCGAATCTCGGGGATGGGGTGTCAACACTACGGCGACCGCGGCGGCAAGGAGTGGTGTCAACACTACAACCAGCCGATCGAGGACCTGAAAACGCAGCCGGTCAAGTCCGGCGAGGAGGTTGTTATCGACGTCGTCGACATGCACGAAAGCGGCGCTGGCGTCGGGCGAACCGAAGACGGGTTCATCGTGATGGTCGACGGCGTACTCCCCGAAGCACGGGCGCGCGTCGAAATCACCCGCGTCCACAGCAATCACGCGCGTGCAAAAGAACTCGAATTACTCCCGATGGACGAGGACGAAGGCGAAGCGGAAGACGACACGGCGGACGCCGATGCCGATGCCGATGCCGCTGCGGACGAGAGCGACAGCGACGATGCGGACGCTGACGCCGAAACGGACGACGAATCCAACACCGGTCGGGCATCGAGACGCGAACGCCTCGGAAGTCGCGAGAACTTCTGGGGGAACTGA
- a CDS encoding Tfx family DNA-binding protein → MSMIDDVEELLAEIGFEAETSVLTNRQAQVLALRERDTSQADIADALGTSRANVSSIEASARENVEKARETVAFAEALRAPVRVRVPAGTDLYDVPNLVYDACDDAGVKVDHTAPDLMKVVSDAAGAAVSGREIAAPIVVGVTSEGVVRVRHQDRD, encoded by the coding sequence GTGTCCATGATCGACGACGTCGAGGAACTGCTCGCCGAGATCGGGTTCGAAGCCGAGACGAGCGTACTCACGAATCGGCAGGCGCAGGTGCTCGCCCTGCGCGAGCGCGACACTTCCCAGGCCGACATCGCCGACGCACTCGGGACCTCCCGCGCGAACGTCTCTTCGATCGAGGCCAGCGCCCGCGAAAACGTCGAGAAAGCCCGCGAAACGGTCGCCTTTGCCGAGGCGCTTCGCGCTCCCGTCCGGGTCCGCGTTCCCGCTGGAACCGACCTCTACGACGTGCCGAACCTCGTCTACGACGCCTGTGACGACGCCGGCGTCAAGGTCGACCACACCGCCCCGGATCTGATGAAAGTTGTCAGCGACGCCGCCGGCGCTGCCGTCTCCGGTCGCGAGATTGCCGCTCCGATCGTCGTCGGCGTCACCTCCGAGGGTGTGGTTCGGGTTCGTCATCAGGACCGCGATTGA
- a CDS encoding SDR family oxidoreductase, giving the protein MNLDLDGNAALVTASSSGLGLASATTLASEGAHVTICGRDPDRLAAARDDLADAGSGEVLALECDLTDPNEISRLVSRTVDEFGGLDHLVTSAGGPPSTTFLETDEQDWYQAYDLLVMSVVWIVEEVHAHLLESDVGSITCITSTTVQEVTDGLVLSNSVRRAVVGLVKTISREFAPEIRANAVMPGTIETPRIEELVEAGVERGTYADYDAGITELAAEIPLERLGEPAEFGDVVAFLASSRASFVNGASVPIDGGLLRS; this is encoded by the coding sequence ATGAACCTCGACCTCGACGGTAACGCAGCACTGGTTACCGCCTCCTCGAGTGGCCTTGGACTCGCGAGCGCGACGACCCTCGCCTCGGAGGGCGCACACGTCACTATCTGCGGGCGCGACCCCGACCGACTTGCGGCCGCCCGCGACGACCTCGCCGACGCGGGGTCGGGCGAGGTCCTCGCACTCGAGTGCGACCTCACGGATCCGAACGAGATCTCCCGACTGGTGAGTCGGACGGTCGACGAGTTCGGCGGCCTTGACCACCTCGTGACCTCCGCGGGTGGACCGCCGAGTACGACGTTTCTGGAGACGGACGAACAGGACTGGTATCAGGCGTACGACCTGCTTGTGATGAGCGTCGTCTGGATCGTCGAAGAGGTTCACGCGCACCTACTCGAGTCCGATGTGGGCTCGATCACCTGTATCACCTCGACGACGGTGCAGGAGGTAACCGACGGGCTGGTGCTGTCGAACTCGGTTCGGCGGGCCGTCGTCGGCCTCGTGAAAACGATTTCGCGCGAGTTCGCGCCGGAGATACGGGCCAACGCGGTTATGCCGGGGACCATCGAGACACCGCGAATCGAGGAACTCGTCGAGGCGGGTGTCGAGCGCGGCACGTACGCAGACTACGATGCGGGCATCACCGAACTCGCGGCCGAAATCCCACTGGAGCGGCTGGGTGAGCCAGCCGAGTTCGGCGACGTGGTCGCGTTTCTCGCGAGTTCACGAGCGAGTTTCGTGAACGGCGCGTCGGTGCCAATCGACGGCGGCCTGTTGCGGAGTTGA
- the ubaA gene encoding SAMP-activating enzyme E1: MSDLRLDATQLDRYSRHVIMDEIGPEGQQRLLEGRILVVGAGGLGAPAIQYLAAAGVGRLGIVDDDVVERSNLQRQIVHRDEDVGRPKVESAADYVSALNPDIDVDAHETRLTADNVDELVSDYDLVLDASDNFATRYLLNDHCVLTETPLCHGAIYRFEGQVTTFTNERGGDAERPCYRCLFPEAPEPGTVPDCATTGVLGVLPGTVGCIQATEAVKYLLGKGDLLEGRLLLYDAMDMTFETVDVRPNPACPVCGDEPAIESVEDVSYDGTCQISAD; encoded by the coding sequence ATGAGCGACCTGCGCCTCGATGCGACCCAACTCGATCGCTACTCGAGACACGTAATCATGGACGAAATCGGTCCCGAGGGACAGCAACGGCTCCTCGAGGGACGCATCCTCGTCGTCGGCGCGGGCGGACTGGGTGCACCGGCGATTCAGTACCTCGCTGCGGCGGGTGTCGGCCGCCTCGGTATCGTCGACGACGACGTGGTCGAGCGCTCGAATCTGCAACGCCAGATCGTCCACCGCGATGAGGACGTGGGCCGGCCGAAAGTCGAGAGCGCGGCAGACTACGTTTCGGCGCTCAACCCTGACATCGACGTCGACGCCCACGAGACACGCCTCACCGCCGACAACGTGGACGAACTCGTTTCTGACTACGACCTCGTCCTCGACGCGAGCGACAACTTCGCGACGCGCTATCTGCTCAACGACCACTGCGTACTCACGGAGACGCCGCTCTGTCACGGTGCAATCTACCGCTTCGAGGGGCAGGTAACGACGTTCACGAACGAGCGGGGCGGCGACGCTGAGCGGCCGTGTTACCGGTGTCTCTTCCCCGAAGCGCCCGAACCCGGTACCGTCCCCGACTGTGCGACGACTGGCGTGCTCGGCGTCCTCCCCGGCACCGTCGGCTGCATCCAGGCCACCGAGGCCGTCAAGTACCTGCTCGGCAAGGGCGACCTACTCGAGGGCCGCCTGCTGCTCTACGACGCAATGGATATGACGTTTGAGACGGTGGACGTTCGACCGAACCCGGCGTGTCCGGTCTGTGGCGACGAGCCAGCAATCGAGTCGGTCGAGGACGTCTCCTACGACGGGACGTGCCAGATCTCGGCGGACTGA
- a CDS encoding HVO_0416 family zinc finger protein: protein MASAPNGAGDDVFDQFLTDRGHTVERLDWEVEYNKKQCPECSGLHDLSASTCTVCGWEPTR from the coding sequence ATGGCATCCGCACCCAATGGTGCCGGCGACGATGTTTTCGATCAATTCCTCACTGACCGCGGTCACACCGTCGAACGACTCGACTGGGAGGTAGAGTATAACAAGAAACAGTGTCCCGAATGTAGCGGTCTCCACGACCTCTCCGCGAGTACCTGTACCGTCTGTGGGTGGGAGCCAACACGGTAG
- a CDS encoding DUF7563 family protein: MPECQNCGNFVTDAYARVFTPRGVDDPRVCPECEDKIRDGAGVRTARSSRNT; the protein is encoded by the coding sequence ATGCCGGAATGCCAGAACTGTGGGAACTTCGTAACCGATGCATACGCTCGTGTCTTCACGCCACGAGGAGTAGACGATCCGCGCGTCTGCCCGGAGTGTGAGGACAAGATCCGCGACGGTGCCGGCGTTCGAACCGCTCGGTCGTCGCGAAACACGTGA
- a CDS encoding UvrD-helicase domain-containing protein: MATTETKVTRLFGGPGSGKTTALLDHVEEILEQDDVTFRDILVVSYTRAAAQEIRERLAERLGESPRALQGNVCTMHAKAYDLLDLSRSDVIGESDKEEFCEEYGLEFEDEYSGAGRRTARSTTIGNKIIATSQWLQRTRRDVTDWYDVPFQWDDEEVRLPPEIDDHAQEGNKYTPTWPSDDDRIDVPEAIRGWRSYKGEQGKIGFADMLERVKQRSLLPSVDYLVIDEFQDITTLQYDVYEEWKPHMEQVLIAGDDDQVVYSWQGADPALLLDEEVDEDIILPNSYRLPSNVLNAVNQEIRHIEHRKDKDLKPRKEGGAVEARRNASMLDVVRMVRRTLASGDGTIMILFRARYQMFQFIDEFITEGVPFTSLTDQRMWTDRLTQYVRAVEAIDRGDDVTGLQARRLADMLQESAFGTNERDDLFDTIDERQEEAGIDDLQELMIPASVIEDHVPFMPGSESAADMVRKVTNFQKKSVRAYFAIGEYTRMDTDRVRVGTIHSAKGREADHVIVGTDLTEKVVEQMVATVDDPTNVPGVEEFTKTTSPVPVLTDNERRVFYVGMSRARERLVMLENLVDGAPTLPIDVLLHNELTETPLEDLIEDAQQAAEGGEELEAEAP, from the coding sequence ATGGCTACCACGGAGACGAAGGTGACCCGGTTGTTCGGTGGACCGGGAAGCGGGAAGACTACCGCGCTTCTCGACCACGTTGAAGAGATTCTAGAGCAGGACGACGTTACATTCCGGGACATCCTCGTCGTTTCCTATACGCGAGCAGCAGCACAGGAGATTCGCGAACGGCTGGCAGAGCGACTCGGCGAAAGTCCGCGTGCACTGCAGGGCAACGTCTGTACCATGCACGCAAAGGCGTACGATCTTCTCGATCTCTCTCGAAGCGACGTTATCGGCGAATCCGACAAGGAAGAGTTTTGCGAAGAGTACGGACTCGAGTTCGAAGACGAGTACAGCGGGGCCGGCCGCCGGACCGCTCGCTCGACGACGATCGGAAACAAGATCATCGCAACGAGTCAGTGGCTCCAGCGAACCCGTCGAGACGTCACGGACTGGTACGACGTCCCGTTCCAGTGGGACGACGAGGAGGTTCGCCTCCCGCCGGAGATTGACGATCACGCCCAGGAGGGCAACAAGTACACGCCGACCTGGCCTTCTGATGACGACCGGATCGACGTCCCAGAGGCAATCCGCGGCTGGCGCTCGTACAAAGGCGAACAGGGCAAGATCGGCTTCGCGGACATGCTCGAGCGAGTCAAGCAGCGTTCGCTGCTCCCGAGCGTCGACTACCTGGTGATCGACGAGTTTCAGGACATCACGACGCTGCAGTATGACGTCTACGAGGAGTGGAAACCCCACATGGAGCAGGTGCTGATCGCCGGCGACGACGACCAGGTCGTCTACTCCTGGCAGGGCGCAGATCCTGCCCTGCTGCTCGACGAGGAGGTCGACGAGGACATCATCCTGCCGAACTCCTACCGACTGCCCTCGAACGTCCTCAACGCGGTCAATCAAGAGATTCGTCACATCGAGCACCGAAAGGACAAGGACCTGAAACCGCGCAAGGAAGGCGGCGCAGTTGAGGCCCGGCGTAACGCCTCGATGCTCGACGTCGTCCGCATGGTTCGGCGCACGCTCGCCTCGGGCGACGGCACCATCATGATTCTCTTCCGTGCGCGCTACCAGATGTTCCAGTTCATCGACGAGTTCATCACGGAAGGAGTGCCGTTCACGTCGCTGACGGACCAGCGGATGTGGACCGACCGCCTCACCCAGTACGTCCGCGCCGTCGAAGCCATCGACCGCGGCGACGACGTGACTGGCCTGCAGGCTCGCCGCCTCGCAGACATGCTCCAGGAGTCGGCGTTCGGCACCAACGAGCGCGATGACCTGTTCGATACGATCGACGAGCGCCAGGAAGAGGCCGGTATCGACGACCTCCAGGAACTCATGATTCCCGCATCGGTCATCGAGGACCACGTGCCGTTCATGCCCGGCTCCGAGTCCGCGGCCGATATGGTTCGGAAGGTCACGAACTTTCAGAAGAAGAGCGTCCGCGCGTACTTCGCCATCGGCGAGTACACCCGAATGGACACCGACCGCGTCCGCGTCGGCACGATCCACTCCGCGAAGGGTCGTGAAGCAGACCACGTCATCGTCGGCACCGACCTGACCGAGAAGGTCGTCGAGCAGATGGTCGCGACGGTCGACGATCCGACGAACGTCCCTGGCGTCGAGGAGTTCACCAAGACCACCTCGCCCGTTCCCGTCCTGACGGACAACGAGCGACGTGTTTTCTACGTCGGTATGTCCCGCGCCCGCGAACGACTCGTGATGCTCGAGAACCTGGTCGACGGCGCACCGACGCTGCCGATCGACGTTCTGCTCCACAACGAACTCACCGAGACGCCACTCGAGGACCTCATCGAGGACGCCCAGCAGGCCGCGGAGGGCGGCGAGGAACTCGAGGCCGAAGCGCCCTGA